A window of the Streptomyces finlayi genome harbors these coding sequences:
- the idi gene encoding isopentenyl-diphosphate Delta-isomerase produces the protein MPTTPATAAHSSPNGTAQAIMLELVDESGTTIGTAEKLAAHQAPGQLHRAFSVFLFDEQGRLLLQRRALGKYHSPGVWSNTCCGHPYPGEAPFAAAARRTFEELGVSPTLLAEAGTVRYNHPDPASGLVEQEFNHLFVGMAQDRLEPDAEEVGETAFVTARELAERHAQAPFSAWFTTVLDAARPAIRELTGPSAGW, from the coding sequence ATGCCGACCACACCAGCCACCGCGGCGCACAGTTCGCCGAACGGCACTGCACAAGCGATCATGCTCGAACTGGTCGACGAGAGCGGCACCACCATCGGCACCGCGGAGAAGCTCGCCGCCCATCAGGCGCCGGGCCAGCTGCACCGGGCGTTCTCCGTGTTCCTCTTCGACGAGCAGGGGCGGCTGCTGCTCCAGCGCCGCGCGCTCGGCAAGTACCACTCCCCCGGCGTCTGGTCGAACACCTGCTGCGGTCACCCCTACCCCGGGGAGGCGCCCTTCGCCGCCGCCGCCCGGCGCACGTTCGAGGAACTGGGGGTCTCCCCCACACTGCTCGCCGAGGCGGGCACGGTGCGTTACAACCACCCGGACCCGGCTTCGGGACTGGTGGAGCAGGAGTTCAATCATCTGTTCGTGGGCATGGCCCAGGACCGGCTGGAGCCGGACGCGGAAGAGGTCGGCGAAACGGCTTTCGTGACCGCGCGGGAGCTGGCGGAGCGACACGCGCAGGCGCCGTTCTCGGCGTGGTTCACGACGGTGCTGGATGCCGCACGGCCGGCGATCAGAGAGCTGACGGGGCCGTCCGCGGGCTGGTGA
- a CDS encoding ATP-binding protein has translation MESPGSVPAHTASYEGVWCFTAPAVDVSVPRARHAVRDLVNRQGVPVEDDIFQGLLLIVSELVTNAVKHAALLSPELAVEVAIGAEWIRVSVEDNHPYRPIALETDSAQTGGRGLLLVREVTAEAGGTCDVEHTAGGGKIIWAALPLKTQF, from the coding sequence ATGGAGAGCCCAGGGAGTGTCCCGGCCCATACCGCGTCGTACGAGGGGGTATGGTGTTTCACCGCCCCCGCGGTGGACGTCTCGGTGCCCCGGGCACGGCACGCCGTCCGGGACCTGGTGAACCGCCAGGGCGTGCCCGTCGAGGACGACATCTTCCAGGGTCTGCTGCTGATCGTCTCGGAACTGGTCACCAACGCGGTGAAGCACGCGGCGCTGCTCTCGCCCGAACTCGCGGTCGAGGTGGCCATCGGTGCCGAATGGATCAGAGTGTCGGTCGAGGACAACCATCCGTACCGCCCCATCGCCCTGGAGACCGACTCCGCCCAGACGGGCGGCCGCGGTCTGCTGCTGGTCCGGGAGGTCACCGCCGAGGCGGGCGGTACCTGCGACGTGGAACACACCGCAGGCGGCGGAAAGATCATCTGGGCGGCACTGCCGTTGAAGACGCAGTTCTGA
- a CDS encoding GNAT family N-acetyltransferase, with protein sequence MTDHSRSDISDASAHFEAFFSLHHGLPRQSPGSDATTRRLLALAGPQPPRPRVLDLGCGPGRAALLLAAEAGAEVTAVDLHEPFLDELREAARSRGLGDRIRTVRADMADLTGPDFPDGSFDLVWAEGSAYVIGFDTALRDWQRLLAPGGSLVMTECVWTTDAPTDAARAFWERHGSLRPVTANTAAAVAGGYHVLGSLVQPESDWDEYYVPLAGRMGTADPSAPGMAWALASTREELAMRREHGAEYGYAGYVLRPADPRWPVRPETAADRGAVHAVNAAAFPTSREARLVDALRDDPEAWLPGLAYVAEAPDGSVAAYALLTRCRVGDTPALALAPVATSPAHQRQGAGRAVVRAVLDAARLRGEPLVLVLGHPDYYPEFGFVPASRFGIRPGFEVPDEAMMALVLDDSVPVPRGMIQYPVAFGV encoded by the coding sequence TTGACCGACCACTCCAGGTCCGACATTTCCGACGCCTCCGCACACTTCGAGGCGTTCTTCTCCCTGCATCACGGCCTTCCCCGGCAGAGCCCGGGCTCCGATGCCACCACCCGGCGGCTGCTCGCCCTCGCGGGACCGCAGCCGCCCCGTCCGCGCGTCCTCGACCTGGGCTGCGGCCCCGGCCGGGCCGCCCTGCTGCTCGCGGCGGAGGCGGGCGCCGAGGTGACCGCCGTCGATCTGCACGAGCCCTTCCTCGACGAACTGCGCGAGGCCGCCCGGTCCCGGGGGCTCGGCGACCGTATCCGTACGGTCAGGGCCGACATGGCCGACCTCACGGGTCCCGATTTCCCCGACGGATCGTTCGACCTGGTCTGGGCCGAGGGTTCCGCGTACGTCATCGGCTTCGACACCGCCCTGCGTGACTGGCAGCGCCTGCTCGCTCCGGGCGGCTCACTGGTGATGACCGAGTGCGTCTGGACGACTGACGCGCCCACCGACGCGGCCCGCGCGTTCTGGGAGCGGCACGGTTCGCTGCGCCCGGTGACCGCGAACACGGCGGCGGCGGTCGCGGGCGGGTACCACGTGCTCGGGTCGCTGGTGCAGCCCGAGAGTGACTGGGACGAGTACTACGTCCCGCTCGCCGGGCGCATGGGCACCGCCGATCCCTCGGCTCCCGGTATGGCGTGGGCGCTCGCGTCCACCCGTGAGGAGCTCGCCATGCGGCGCGAGCACGGCGCGGAGTACGGGTACGCCGGCTACGTACTGCGTCCCGCCGATCCTCGCTGGCCGGTCCGGCCGGAGACGGCGGCGGACCGGGGCGCCGTGCACGCCGTCAACGCGGCGGCGTTCCCGACATCCCGGGAAGCCCGGCTCGTCGACGCCCTGCGGGACGACCCGGAGGCGTGGCTGCCGGGTCTCGCGTACGTCGCGGAGGCGCCGGACGGTTCCGTGGCGGCCTACGCCCTGCTGACCCGGTGCCGGGTCGGTGACACCCCCGCTCTCGCACTGGCCCCGGTGGCCACCTCGCCCGCGCACCAGCGGCAGGGCGCGGGCCGTGCGGTGGTGCGGGCGGTGCTGGACGCGGCCCGGCTGCGGGGCGAGCCGCTCGTCCTGGTCCTCGGGCACCCGGACTACTACCCGGAGTTCGGTTTCGTGCCCGCGTCGCGGTTCGGGATCCGGCCCGGGTTCGAGGTACCTGACGAGGCGATGATGGCGCTGGTGCTCGACGATTCCGTGCCGGTGCCGAGGGGCATGATCCAGTACCCGGTGGCCTTCGGAGTCTGA